In the genome of Dyadobacter fermentans DSM 18053, the window GAATGTGTTTTCGTAATTGGTGGTATGAACTTTCATGACGTGTCTGTTTTGGACGCAAAATAATGACTCTGCTGACAACAGTATGTCAGCAGCAAATGCAAAATCGACAAAAACTTTGCCCGGCTATCACGCCGCGATTTCCGCCTCAACTGCCGCATGGCTCCGTTTCATATCACGGTAAGCCCATTCCGCCATCGCGTTAATCACCGATTCGAGCTCCCGGCCGCCTTCGGTGAGCGTGTAGGTAACATACGGCGGCACCACCGGCTTAGCCTCGCGGATGAGCAAACGGTCGTTTTCCAGCTGTTTTAAATGCTGAATCAGCATTTTTTCGGTGATATGCGGCATCGCCTTCCGGATTTCGCTGTAACGCTTGCTCCCGGCCAGCAGGTGATAAAGAATGATGGGCTTCCAGTGGCCGCCGATCTTGTTCATCACATACGTAACCGGACATTCCTGCATTACGATCTCGCGGTTCGCATTGTAAGTCGAGCTTTCTTTGATTTTAGTCATACATACTCTCGGGTAAGTACTTGTCAAAAAGTAAGTACAAATATAGCTTTGTCCCATCAAAAAACAAATGCAAAACAGACATGAAATACATCATCACAGGGTCACTCGGCAACATTAGCCTGCCCGTTACCCAAAATCTCTTAAAAGCTGGTCACGAAGTAGTGGTTATCAGCAGCAACACCGATAAAAAAGAGCAGATCGAAAACCTCGGCGCGCAAGCGGCGATCGGTTCGGTACAAGATCCGGTCTTCCTCGAAGCGGCGTTCCGGGGCGGCGACGTGGCCTATCTCATGATCCCGAGCGTGTTTTCTCTGAGCGATTACGCCGCGTTCCAGATTGACGTAGCCGATAAATACGTGCAAGCCATTCAATCGGCTGGCATCACGCGCATTGTGCTCCTGAGCAGCATCGGCGCACACATGCGCAAGGGCGCCGGGCCGATCGACGCATTGGGTTATCTGGAAGAAAAGCTGGCAGAAGTCCAGGGATTGCAGGTCAAAATCCTGCGTCCTTCCTACTTTTTTAATAACCTTTATTCACAAATCGGGCTAATAAAAAATGCGGGAATCGCGGGCAGCAACTTCGGCGGCACGGACGAGAAACTCGTGCTGGTAGATACCGACGACATCGCCAAAGTAGCCACCGAGCAGCTTCTCGCGCCATTTCCCGAAGCTCAAACGATCACCTACATTTCCAGCGACGAACGCCACCCGACCGAAATCGCCGCCGTCCTCGGCGCGGCCGTAGGCAAGGAAGGAACACCCTGGGTTACATTCTCCGACGAAGACAGCTACAACGGCATGCTCCAAGCCGGCCTGAACGAAAGCTTCGCCGGCCTCTACCGCGACATGGGCCAGGCGCTGCAGAACGGCACAATGCAGGAAGACTACTGGAAAAACAGCAGCGAAATCAAAGGAAGTTTCAAACTCGAAGACTTCGCCAAGCGCTTCGCCGGCGCTTATCAGGCTTAATTATTTTGAAGGGCTGGTCTTGTGTCAGCCCTTCAAAATTCCGCCCCTATCAAGATCCGCTTAAACGGATAAAAAACAGGGGTTTTCGGGAAGTGGCTTTTTAGCATTGCCTTGTAATCTTCTACAAATACCGCTTTCAACTCCTCCGGCAAGCGTTGGAGGTAGGGAATCAGTGCCGTGCCGGAAACCCAGGTCAGCAGCGCGTCCACGTCGTTCAGCACGAGCGGGTATATTTTTTCAGACACCTGCATGGATTTGCTTCCGTTTTCGAAAAGCAGCTGGGCGTAACTGTCCAGTTCCAATACGGGTGACAGGCGGTTCCAGCCCTCGTATGCCGATGCATAAGTTTCCCGTGTGGCGAGCTCATTGAGCAAACGGTTGGTTAGGTTGTGATGCTGGGCAGGCATTTGCACCAGCAGCTGGCCGCCGGGCTTTATTTTGGAAATGAGCCGGGGGAATAGCGCGCGATGATCCGGTATCCATTGCAAGGCTGCATTGGAGAAAACCACATCCCATTGCTGCGGCTTTTCGAGCTGGTTTTCGATCGTGATGCATTCAAAATTCAATGTACTACCATTCGCTTTTTGTGAACTGCCCAGCATTTCCTGGGAAGAATCCACGCCCAAGACCCGGGATTCCGGCAGGGTATCAGCCAACTTGGCCGTTAATTCGCCCGTTCCGCAACCCAAATCGATCACTTCCAGCCCCGGCCGGACTTTCAGCAACGCCATCAAATCGTAAAACGGCGCCGAGCGCTCTGATTTAAACTTATTATACACTTCGGGGTTCCAGGCCATAGGGAATTTATATTTTCAGATTGAGTAATTCGGTAACCATATCCGCCAGCGGAATGGCCGTAACGTCCTTTGCAAGGGGAAACCTCTCTTTGCCGGGATATACCAAAAAACGTTTCTCGGCTCCGATATCTTCGCAACCCAGGTAAAAACCTTTCGAAAGCGCGGGAGACAGCGATCTTTTTATTTCGATTGCATACCGCTCCTTCGGCCCCCTTTCGAGAACCAGGTCAATTTCTGCTCCCGCGGAGGTGCGGTAATACCAGGGCGTCATGCCCATAGGCACCGCAGCCATTAGGTTTTCTATCACAAACCCCTCCCAGCTATTGCCCGACACCGGGTGGCCAAGCAAATCATCGTACGTGGCGAGGTTGAGCAGCGCATGCGTGAGGCCGCTATCACGGATATATACTTTGGGTGTTTTCACAAGTCGTTTGCCCACATTTCCCGACCAGGGCCGCAATGTCCGTATCAGAAAAAGGTCTTCGAGCAGCTCCACATAGCGTTTCACCGTCGGCAATGCGATATCGAGGCTTGAACTCAGCTGCGCCGTATTCAACTGCCCGCCCTGATGGTGCGCGAGCATGGTCCAAAGTCTTCTCAACAAGACAGTGGGAATGCGCGGCCCGAACTGCGGAATGTCCCTTTCCAGATAAGTATTAATAAAATTGAGCCGCCAGCGAAAGCTGTTCACGTCGTTTTTGGACAAAAAACTATCTGGAAAGCCACCCCGCAGCCACAATTTATCCTGCGCGCCGGGGCCGGTTTCTTCAATTTCATTAATAACAAACCCCGAAAGCTCACGGTAAGCAATCCTTCCGGCCAATGTCTCGGACGATTGTCTCAAGAGATCGAGGGAGGCGGAGCCGAGGATCAGAAACTGGCGTGAACGCAATCCTTCTTTTCTGCGCCGGTCGATAACGCCACGCAGCACCGGGAAAAGTTCGGGCACACGATGCACTTCATCCAGGATAATCAGACTTCCCTTGTGCGCTTCGAAATACACCTCCGGCGCATTGAGTTTGGCCAGATCAAGTGGATTTTCAAGGTCGAGGTAAATGGGTTTGGGATCGAGCGACTCAGCCACGAGCTCGGCAAGCGTAGTTTTGCCAATTTGCCGTGGCCCTAATACGCCCACAGCTGGAAAATTATCCAGCAACTCATCAATTTCTTCCTTCGCTATCCGTGGTATCATCCTTGCAATTATAACATCCGGTGTTAGATTTACAAGGTAAAACTAACCTTTTCCCTTCGGAATTACTACGGTTTTACCTTGTAAATCTAACACTAAGTGTTATAATTACAAGGTAAAACACGCAGGCAAAGAGCTACACTCCACTTTCCCTTCGCTTGATTTCCAGCTCAGTAGGCTCTTCCAGTGCAAAAGAACCCACTTTAATCTCGCCATCGGGCACGTAGGTTGTCATGATGACGCCGGTGCTTGATACGCTGTGTTTTGTCAGTTTGAGATTGGACGGGACTGTGCCGTTGGCAAACAGCTTTTTGCCTTGACCGATCACGAGTGGGAAGATCCAGATATTCATTTCGTCGATCAGGTTGTGGCGGAGGAGCGTCTGGATAAAATCGGCGCTGCCATGTACCTGCAAGTCGATGCCGTCCTCGGATTTGAGGGCCTTCAATTGCGCAAGCGTGTCGCCATTGAGCAGCACCGTGTTTTGCCAGGTCGCATCTTTCAGCGTTTGCGTCGCCACGTAT includes:
- a CDS encoding winged helix-turn-helix transcriptional regulator: MTKIKESSTYNANREIVMQECPVTYVMNKIGGHWKPIILYHLLAGSKRYSEIRKAMPHITEKMLIQHLKQLENDRLLIREAKPVVPPYVTYTLTEGGRELESVINAMAEWAYRDMKRSHAAVEAEIAA
- a CDS encoding SDR family oxidoreductase gives rise to the protein MKYIITGSLGNISLPVTQNLLKAGHEVVVISSNTDKKEQIENLGAQAAIGSVQDPVFLEAAFRGGDVAYLMIPSVFSLSDYAAFQIDVADKYVQAIQSAGITRIVLLSSIGAHMRKGAGPIDALGYLEEKLAEVQGLQVKILRPSYFFNNLYSQIGLIKNAGIAGSNFGGTDEKLVLVDTDDIAKVATEQLLAPFPEAQTITYISSDERHPTEIAAVLGAAVGKEGTPWVTFSDEDSYNGMLQAGLNESFAGLYRDMGQALQNGTMQEDYWKNSSEIKGSFKLEDFAKRFAGAYQA
- a CDS encoding methyltransferase domain-containing protein, producing the protein MAWNPEVYNKFKSERSAPFYDLMALLKVRPGLEVIDLGCGTGELTAKLADTLPESRVLGVDSSQEMLGSSQKANGSTLNFECITIENQLEKPQQWDVVFSNAALQWIPDHRALFPRLISKIKPGGQLLVQMPAQHHNLTNRLLNELATRETYASAYEGWNRLSPVLELDSYAQLLFENGSKSMQVSEKIYPLVLNDVDALLTWVSGTALIPYLQRLPEELKAVFVEDYKAMLKSHFPKTPVFYPFKRILIGAEF
- a CDS encoding ATP-binding protein gives rise to the protein MIPRIAKEEIDELLDNFPAVGVLGPRQIGKTTLAELVAESLDPKPIYLDLENPLDLAKLNAPEVYFEAHKGSLIILDEVHRVPELFPVLRGVIDRRRKEGLRSRQFLILGSASLDLLRQSSETLAGRIAYRELSGFVINEIEETGPGAQDKLWLRGGFPDSFLSKNDVNSFRWRLNFINTYLERDIPQFGPRIPTVLLRRLWTMLAHHQGGQLNTAQLSSSLDIALPTVKRYVELLEDLFLIRTLRPWSGNVGKRLVKTPKVYIRDSGLTHALLNLATYDDLLGHPVSGNSWEGFVIENLMAAVPMGMTPWYYRTSAGAEIDLVLERGPKERYAIEIKRSLSPALSKGFYLGCEDIGAEKRFLVYPGKERFPLAKDVTAIPLADMVTELLNLKI
- a CDS encoding dihydrofolate reductase family protein, whose product is MRKIITNTFATLDGVIQAPGGPEEDRAGGFELGGWSFHYWDEIMGQVMDEGMSRPYDLLLGRKTYDIFAAHWPFMENDPTAEQFNACNKYVATQTLKDATWQNTVLLNGDTLAQLKALKSEDGIDLQVHGSADFIQTLLRHNLIDEMNIWIFPLVIGQGKKLFANGTVPSNLKLTKHSVSSTGVIMTTYVPDGEIKVGSFALEEPTELEIKRRESGV